In Arthrobacter sp. SLBN-83, one DNA window encodes the following:
- a CDS encoding thiamine pyrophosphate-binding protein, which produces MAEQDVPVPARGSGVRNGGDLVVETLEALGAKTVFGIPGQHALGLFDAMGRGNLHFVSSRVENNSAFAADGYSRATGEVGVLFLSTGPGALTSLAGLQEAYATGVPMVVVASQIPLEGLGARRKGMLHQLDDQKASAANVTKSQRLIQHASGIPSAIQDAWTEAISSPQGPVWLEIPQNVLLDPIMVPPVEDALAEAADNPPRIELVREAVKWLETAKRPAIIAGGGTRRGKAEKSLLSIAEKLRAPVICTPGGNGAFPWNHELSLQSWIEDRYMTDLLEDADVLVVIGSSLGEVTSNYFTFEPRGRIIQIDAEPRVLESNRPGLGIRADAGQALAAIDEALDPGRTGTPDWHGSTPEELVAKSLAQVRARLESQDLTKELKFMADIREAVPADMQTFWDMTIAAYWGWSCWDARQGQFHSAQGAGGLGYAFPGAIGAAVGLETLGKPARVLAVSGDGSSMYSIAELATAKQHNVPVTWLIVDDGGYGILREYMVGAFGKATATELARPDFVKLAESFGVPATRVAPEDVGEALRAGFAADGPNVVVVETLLRMFSPTHLGD; this is translated from the coding sequence GTGGCAGAACAGGACGTCCCCGTCCCCGCACGGGGGAGCGGGGTTCGCAACGGCGGGGACCTCGTCGTCGAGACCCTTGAAGCGCTGGGCGCCAAGACGGTTTTCGGCATCCCGGGCCAGCATGCCCTGGGGCTCTTTGACGCCATGGGCCGCGGCAACCTGCACTTTGTCTCCTCCCGGGTGGAGAACAACAGTGCCTTTGCCGCGGACGGATACTCCCGCGCCACCGGCGAAGTGGGCGTGCTGTTCCTGTCCACCGGCCCGGGGGCGCTGACCTCGCTGGCCGGCCTGCAGGAGGCCTACGCTACGGGGGTGCCCATGGTGGTAGTGGCCAGCCAGATTCCCCTGGAGGGCTTGGGTGCGCGGCGCAAGGGCATGCTGCACCAGCTCGATGACCAGAAGGCATCCGCGGCCAACGTCACCAAGAGCCAGCGGCTGATCCAGCATGCGTCGGGCATTCCGTCCGCCATCCAGGACGCCTGGACCGAGGCCATCTCCTCGCCGCAGGGGCCGGTGTGGCTGGAGATCCCGCAAAACGTGCTGCTGGACCCGATCATGGTCCCGCCGGTGGAGGATGCCCTGGCCGAAGCGGCGGACAACCCGCCCCGCATTGAGCTGGTGCGCGAGGCCGTGAAGTGGCTGGAAACAGCAAAACGCCCGGCCATCATTGCCGGCGGCGGGACGCGTCGCGGCAAAGCGGAGAAGTCGCTGCTCTCGATCGCCGAGAAGCTGCGCGCGCCGGTGATCTGCACCCCCGGCGGCAACGGCGCGTTCCCCTGGAACCACGAGCTGTCGCTGCAGTCCTGGATCGAGGACCGGTACATGACCGACCTCCTCGAGGACGCGGACGTCCTGGTGGTGATCGGGTCCTCCCTGGGCGAAGTCACCTCCAACTATTTCACCTTCGAGCCGCGGGGCAGGATCATCCAGATCGACGCCGAGCCGCGCGTGCTGGAGTCTAACCGGCCGGGTTTGGGCATCCGTGCCGACGCCGGCCAGGCACTCGCGGCCATTGATGAGGCGCTCGACCCCGGCAGGACCGGGACGCCGGACTGGCATGGGAGCACTCCGGAAGAGCTGGTCGCGAAGTCACTCGCCCAGGTCCGGGCACGGCTGGAATCACAGGACCTGACCAAGGAACTGAAGTTCATGGCGGATATCCGCGAAGCCGTGCCGGCGGACATGCAGACCTTCTGGGACATGACCATTGCCGCGTACTGGGGATGGTCCTGCTGGGATGCCCGGCAGGGGCAGTTCCACTCTGCTCAGGGCGCCGGCGGCCTGGGCTATGCCTTTCCCGGAGCTATCGGCGCAGCCGTTGGACTGGAAACGCTCGGCAAGCCTGCCCGGGTGCTCGCAGTCTCCGGCGACGGCTCGTCCATGTACTCCATCGCCGAGCTTGCCACCGCTAAGCAGCACAACGTGCCGGTCACCTGGCTGATCGTGGACGACGGCGGCTACGGCATCCTGCGCGAGTACATGGTGGGTGCGTTCGGCAAAGCCACGGCCACCGAACTTGCCCGGCCGGACTTCGTGAAGCTCGCGGAATCCTTCGGCGTGCCCGCCACCCGGGTGGCCCCGGAGGACGTGGGGGAGGCGCTCAGGGCGGGATTCGCCGCGGATGGACCCAACGTCGTCGTGGTTGAAACCCTCCTGAGGATGTTCAGCCCCACCCACCTGGGCGACTGA